AAAACCCAATCCAATTGGGCCTGTGATCGTTGGACTGCCGGTGACGGTCGGGTCCGGTATCGCGGGCGCGGTCACATATTCGCCTGGCGTGCCGGGAGGTGCCGTCACCGGCGCAACGTGATCAAAAAATCCGCCGTTTTCATCGTAGGTAACAAGCAAAAACGTCTTTGCCCACAGTGCCGGGTTCGCTGTTAGAGCACTGACGATGAGAGAAAGGATATTCTCGCCAAATATCGAAGGCGAAGGCGGATGATCCGAAGTTAGAACCGACCCCACCAGCCAAGAGACCTGGGGCAAATTCCCAAGTGCCACATCGGCCAGGAAGTCGACGGGGAACTGTGGTCCGAATGCATTCTGATGCAGAACCGATGCAGGATCCTGAAAAGTTTTGAAGTAGGAGAGAACATTGTCCGAGAGAATCCCGCCGAGCACAGTCTCATCAGGCGACGAGTAAACCTTCCAGGAAATTCCCCGAGCCTGGAGCTGCTCGGGCATTGTCGTATATGTCAGACGGCCGTAGACGGCTGTGCGGTTTGTGACGATGGTCTGCAAGATCGGTCCGCCGTTTTTTCCATCCGGGTCGAGGGAGGCCGCCATCGTGTAGAGGCGATTCGGGTCGGTCGGGCCCATCACCGAGCAAAAATAGTTGTCGCAAATCGTGAAGGCATCGGCCAGAGCGTAGTAGTAGGGAAGGTCGACGCGAGTGTAGTAGCCCATACCTAATACGGCGTCGTTGGAATCGATCGGAAGACGCGAGCTCACAAAACCGTCCATGGCGCCATTGTTCCAGCTCTGATGCTGTGGCACCCAGTCGTGGGTGATGTCGTGCGTGCAGGCTGCATTCGTTTTAGAGGTGTCTAAGTGGAATGGCAAGAGTACCCCTACAGGCGAGCTCGTTGTGTTCGCCGGATCGGGTTGCTGGAATGCCGTGCTTCGATCAGAAAATCCACGGACGCCCCGGTAGCTTCCAAAGTAGTGATCGAAAGAGCGATTCTCCTGAATCAGGATCACCACATGTTCGATGTCAGTTAACTTGGAGCAAGCGGGCGAAACGGAAGGAGAGGTGACAGAACTGCCGCCGCAACCATCCAATCCCAAAGACGCCAGCTCTGCAACAACAGTGGCAGCTCCGAGTCTTAATAGTTCCCGGCGAGTGAAATTCTGCATAGGCTCTAAATTTCAGATGCTCTCTCCAGGAGCAAAGGTAGTATCGGTTATCAAGTCCTGGTTGGCACCTGCGCAACAGGACTATTTGATTGGAAATGCGGGCATCCCGAATCCAACGACCAAGGGGGGACCGAAAGTACCGCTCCGCGAAACGAGGGTGATCCGGTTGCGTCATCGAGCGGATCACGGGCAACCCTGAAGTAATCCCAAGGTAAGAGTTGCCGACAATTCAGGAGTTCATTCGAATCGATGCACTTACTTTAAAGTCTTTTGTCACCAATCCAATAGCGAGGACCGGGACCGAATCGGCTGGCCCGATCACCAGGGTTGGCAAGTTGACAGTCATGTAGTGACAAGCAGCCGCAACCAATGCATCGGGTGAGACCCGCCCGGAGGCGCTCGAGCTCAGCAATCCGCTCATCAATACGCTTTGTCCAACTCGCAGAGATTTTCGCCCAATCCGTGCGTTCTGGCACGCGGTTCTCCGGTAACTTCGCCAGCTCGACGCCGACTTCTTCGAGCGTCAGACCCATTCGCTGAGCGAAGACAATGAAAGCAATCCGCCTAAGAACCGCCCTCGGATACCGACGGTGACCTGAGCCCGCACGTTCGGACTTGACCAGGCCTCGCTCTTCATAGAACCGGAGCGCCGACGCGGCAACGCCACTTCGACGCGCAACCTCGGAGATTGTAAGCAAGCCGGACATAAGGGAAGACTAACGGGATTTGCGCTTGACTTCAAGTTGACTTGAACTTGTAGTTTGAAGACGTGTCAGATCGTAACGCCTTTTCGGCAGAAAGAACTCTCATGAATATCCATCACAAAGCTGTCGACTCTATTCCGTCTCCGCCCGCCCCGGCAGACGACCATCCGTTCAACCCGTTCCCCCATAGTCGAGTCGCTGTTACCGGCGGCACATCCGGCCTTGGCCTAGCCCTCGTCCGCGAACTGCTGAATCGTGGCGCGGAGGTCGCGCTCGTCGCGCGTGGCCAGGACAGGGTGAAACGTGTCGTGCAGGAGTTGTCGGACGCACACGGCATTGTCGGTGACGTGTCCCGGAAGGAAGATACACACCCCATTGCGATGCAGGTCGTGGGTGCGCTTGGAGGACTTGATGTTCTCATCAACAACGCATCGGACCTGGGGCCGACGCCGTTGAAGCTATTGGGCGATACGGAGTGTGAAGACTTTGAGCGTGCACTCGCGACGAATGTCCTCGGCCCTTTTCGGCTGACGAAGGCGCTGCTTGGCTCGCTGGGTGCGTCCGCGCGGGAGGGCCGCGGAGCGGTAGTGGTAAACGTGTCGAGCGATGCCGCGGCGAACGCTTACCAGCGCTGGGGGGCTTATGGCGCGAGCAAGGCAGCACTACTTCATTTGAGCCGCATCTGGGACGAAGAACTCCGTTTGGAGGGAGTCCGCGTTCTCTCAATCGATCCAGGCGACATGGACACACCCTTGCACGCTGCTGCGGTGCCGGATGCGGACCGCTCAACGTTGAAGCGTCCGGAGGTGGCAGCCCGCGAACTCGCTGACGCGGTCGCTGCCGTGCTGTCGCGGCGTGTCTCGGATTTGGACTCGGATTCGGATTCTGAGGCGATAGCACAAGAGGCAACGGGATGATTGCCGCCAATCTTCCAGTCCAGCGCCCGTCCAACGCGAAGGTACTGATCGTTGACCGTCGAGGTCATATCAAGCATCAGGCCCGGTCCGAGTTCGTGAACCTATTGCGCCGCAGCGATGTGGTGGTTGCGAATGACGCTGCTACCTTGCCGGCGAGTCTTTTCGGACAGCATAGCCGCACCGGCCGCCAGATTGAAGTACGTCTTGCGGGCCGTGACTCACTCGATGAGGTCGGGCAGTTTTCTGCTGTCGTCTTCGGGGAGGGTGACTTCCGCACGCGCACAGAGAGTCGGTTGAAACCCCCAGCCTTGATTCCCGGCGACCGACTGGAGTTAGGGCGGCTACGGGCGACTGTCGCACGATTGCTGAATCATCCGCGCTTGATTTTGTTGCAATTCGAGGGCTCGCCACAGGAGATCTGGGAGGGGTTGGCCCGGCACGGGCGACCTGTCCAATATGCCCACCTTCCGACCCCACTTGCCATTTGGGAAACTTGGACATCAATAGCCGGTCCACCAGTCGCCTTCGAGCCGCCTTCAGCTGGATTTGTTCTTGACTGGAGCATGCTCGCATCCATGAGCGCACGGAAAATCCGGTTCGGAACAATCACGCATGCAGCTGGGCTTTCTTCGACCGGCGATCCGGAGCTGGATGCGCTCCTGCCATTCGCCGAGCCGTACCGGATTCCCCGATCAACTGCGTTGATGATCAAGCAGGCTCAGGCGTCACACGGACGCATCATTGCCATCGGGACTACGGTTGTCCGGGCACTGGAACATACGGCTGCAATGTTTGGCGGCGTCGTGCCATCCGGCGAGCGGTTGGCGACCCAGAGACTCGGCGCCTCCAGCAAGCTGTGTATCGTCGATGCAATTCTCTCCGGCACCCACGAGCGGGGCACCAGTCATTACGAACTGCTGCGCGCCTTCGTCGATGATGAAATACTGGGCCGCATTGACCAGGAACTGAATGCTCGCGACTATCGCACACACGAGTTTGGCGATTCAGTGTTCCTCGAAAGAGCCGCCAACCGAACGTGCCACTCAGCGCAGCCATCTGTCGCCGCATGACTGCATGTGACACCTCAAGCGCTCCGTCAGCCTCCACGAAATAGTGCGCTTAGGCTGATTGGTCCCGAGTGACGGGCAAACCGGAAGTTTCCTGGAACCGGGGTCGAAATGTCCGTATTGCCGACCACCGGGAGCCATCGCAGAGCGGCTCGAATCCCTAATGCCAAGTCCGCCCACCTCTTCGAGCAGCGCTCACCTAGCCGTTACTGCCGATGAAACATGAGATCAAAAGCATGCTAATATCCCCGTCAATATGACTGCGAGCCCACCCCTCATTATTCACTCGGCAGCACGGGCGCGCTGACGAAGTTCCCTAACAGTCAGCAGACGTAGCAGTAGTTGTCTTTAGGTGAAGTCACTCTCGCAGGAAAAAGAGAAGGCGTTAATGGAACCTCAAGCGAGTGACGTGATCGCGGCATCGGCGTGATCGGCGACGGATCAGCCAATTACGCTATCACAGGTCTCTGGTCCGCGGCGCACTATCGTGTGCCCGCCACTTTCGTGATCCTGCGCAACGACGAGTACGGCGTGCTGAAGTGGTTCGCCGGCGCCCTGAAGGCAACTGGCCTGCCCGGCATGGACTTGCCGGACATCGACTACTGCGCCATTGCACGGGGCTTTGGCGTACGAGCCGTTCGCATCGACATAAGCGATCAGCCGGTGACCATCAACGACACTAGCAGACTTCGCCCAGGCGATGTGCCTCTGCCGCACGGTCCAGATCTTGGCCCTTCAATCGTGTGGCCTGCTGGCGGGGCTGGTGACTCGTATGTTCGCAAGTTTGAGCTGGCCTATCTTTACGATTTAAGCGCGCCCGGCAGGTACACCGCCTACGCGGAGGTTATGGACCCGTCATCCCATCGATGGCTGCGTACCAAAACGGTGACCTTCGAGATGACGGCGGTACGGAATAATCTCTAAATAGAGTGCGCCGGACGTATCACCGGCAATCCGGAAGTAATTCTCATTTGGCGATATCAAGGGCGATGCACTCATTGAGCTTAGCGAATCGACAGCGATCCGACGTCTACACTATGAGGTCTCAAGCCGTCCGCGTTTTTTGTCGGTCATGTTGCGTTGTCATCGGAGGGACTTATTAACCGGTCCAACTTGGGTCCAACTTGGGTCCAATAAGGATTTCTACCGATTGTTTTCGGTTCGAAACCGTTGTGTCTTGCACATCTAAGTTATTGAAAATGCGTGCTATAGCATTTTCGCAACGAGGAGGTCAGCGGTTCGATCCCGCTCAGCTCCACCAGAGATGAGATTTATCCGTCGGCCGAACGCTTTTGCGTTCGGCTTTTTCATCGAGCGACGGTCTGCGCGTCTGGCGCGGGGAAGGTCGCCGTTGAGACCTGCGCCTGTTGGAGGCGGTATCCATCCCGCGTGCGCACGCGGTATTTCTGCAGACGATCGCCGACGAGCTTGACGGAGATCGAGCGCCAGCCATGATTGGCGTTCGGCTGCGGGTAGTAGCTGAGCGAGTAGAGGTGCGCGAGATCGTCACGGATCGAGGAGAAGGCCTTGGTTTCATCGCCCCAGCTTCTGGAGAAGTAGGCCTTGCCGCCGGTGGCTTTGCTCATGCGTTCAAATACGGCTGATGAGACCGGTTCAGTTTCCGCGGCACGTGTGCTGACCATGTAGATGATCGTTCCCGTGGACTGGGCCAGCTCCGCTACGTCTTCCGGGGGGACCAGGCTGGCATTGTCGGGACCGTTGGAGAAGACGACGATCGCCTTCTTGCCGGTGAACTGGGCCGCGTCTTTGACCGTCATCAGGAGGGAGTTATAGAGAGCGGCGTCGTCCCCGGCGACCGTGCTGCGGACGCCTCGCAGGACCTGTGAGCGGTCAGGAGTGAGCGAGACGGCACGCGAGAGGTTGCGGCTATAGGAGTAGAAGGCCAGTTTGCTTGCGTCTTCAAGCTGGCGGATAAAGTCGGCGATGGCGTCCTGCGCGAAGACAAATCCGCGGTACATATAGTTGCTGGTGTCGAAGAGGATGAAGACACTGGCTCCGGTGATTGCCGGGCGTGAGATTTCGCTTAATACTTTGTCCTCGACCGCCCGGAGCCCATCTTTGGGCGGTGTTTTGCCTTTGGAGGATGTGTTGTCGATCAGCATGCGTGTGGGCTCGTTGCCCTCCTCGAATGTGGCGATCTTTTCGGGGATCTTATCCTCGGTGATGGCGAAGTCTTCCGGGCGAAGGCCGCTGATGTAGTTTCCGTTGCGGTCGGTCACGGCGACGTTCAACTGCACGAGAACGACGTTCACGAAGATTCGCGAATCGTCCTGGGCCACAGTCCCGTGTGTGCCACTGTAAGAGAGGGTCAGAAACAGAGGGAGCAATAAGAGTTTCTTCGTCATTGTTTTGCCATGGGTTCTCATTTCTCACCACCACTTTCGACTTGTGCGGTCGCTTTTGTCGCTGGTTGCAAGGCGAACTTGCCTTGCCGAAACTCGTCTCCTGTCTCTTCCATGGCGCGCTCCACTGCAGGCCAGTCCTCGAGCTCAGTGGCGAAGATCTTCGCGGCCATGCGATGCGTCAGTTGAGGGGCAAAATGATTGAGCATCACGGGGGAATAGCCCATCTCATCGACCAGGCGGGCCCAGTAGAGATTTGTGGACTCCCATGACTCGCCGAAGAGGCGGCTGGAGTCTCCTCCAAAGGAGGGGAATGGCTTCACGTTCAGGAGTGTAGAAGCGTAGGTTCGCGCAAGGACTGGATGAGGCACGCCAAAGTCCTTCGCGAGTTGCTCCACACTGGTCTCAGCCGGGTCGGTGCGGGAGAGGGCCTCCAGTTGCTGATTCGCTGTCCCTAGAGAGGCGGCCTCTCCGGGATACATTTTGCGGTACTCGACTGCGAGGAAGAAGGTGTCTGTGGGCATCAGGTGATAGAGGATTGCCACCGGATCCTCTGCATTGACCAGCGCCTGCTGGAGATGCTCCATCCGCTGTGGGCTCATTCGCGCCGAGAGAATGGCGGTCACCTTGCCGCGCAGTTCGGGGTTCTTCGTCGATGCGACGAGGATCTCCTCCCCCGATCGCTGATATAGTGCGACGGCGTGAAGCTCGTTGGGGCTGATGTCCCACCACCGCGGCACTGTGGCGCTTACCAGAAGGGCAGGCACCAGCTCTTTCCAGATGAGGGCTTGAACGTTCTCCGGAACAATGAAATCCTCCTCGGTCATGGCGAGGGCATGTGGCAGGTCAGATAAGGAACCCATCAGATAGGCGCCGCCGCCGGCGGGGGTGCCTATGCCGAACAACTGCGGAACCTGCCAGTAGCCTTCAGGACCGATGATGGAGATCCCTGAGAAGTCATGGGAGCGGACGAAGAGCGAGTTGTTGTGCAGGACCTGAGCTCCCGGCGGTTCGTAGTAAGCGTAGTTGAGGCCGACAAGGGTGTCCCTGAGAAAGGGGGCGAGCTGGCCACGGGCTGCGTCGAGTTGCGCCGGTGTGCCCGGTCCTTTGATGACCTTGGTCAGGTCTGTGCGAATCTGCAACTCGGCGTGATGGGTGACGTAAATTCTTGGCGCCCAGGAGATCTTTTCGCTACTCGTAAAGATCGGGCGAGGCATCTCAAATTCGCGAAGTTCTCCTGCTAGAGCCAGTGCGTTTGGAGGGGCATGGGCCCCCTTCGCCATGGCTTGCAGGTCATCGGCGAGAGCGAAGAGCGTATCGAGTGAGACGAGGCGCTGGTCTTCGAGCACAGTATGGATTCTGGCAGCCAGCTCCGCGTGCATGGCCTGGCCGTCGGCTGTCTTCTGAGGCGGTCCTGCCAGCAGGTCGACGATTCCGCCCTCGGTTGGCTTCGGCATGCCGCAAGCCGCCGTGATCGCGGTAAGCGAGGCACGGGAGGCGTCGAAGAGTTGGATCGAAGAGGAGACCTTGGCATAGGGAGCAATCATCTTCTGCCATGACGCGTTCATTTGATCG
This genomic interval from Edaphobacter bradus contains the following:
- a CDS encoding VWA domain-containing protein translates to MTKKLLLLPLFLTLSYSGTHGTVAQDDSRIFVNVVLVQLNVAVTDRNGNYISGLRPEDFAITEDKIPEKIATFEEGNEPTRMLIDNTSSKGKTPPKDGLRAVEDKVLSEISRPAITGASVFILFDTSNYMYRGFVFAQDAIADFIRQLEDASKLAFYSYSRNLSRAVSLTPDRSQVLRGVRSTVAGDDAALYNSLLMTVKDAAQFTGKKAIVVFSNGPDNASLVPPEDVAELAQSTGTIIYMVSTRAAETEPVSSAVFERMSKATGGKAYFSRSWGDETKAFSSIRDDLAHLYSLSYYPQPNANHGWRSISVKLVGDRLQKYRVRTRDGYRLQQAQVSTATFPAPDAQTVAR
- the soxR gene encoding redox-sensitive transcriptional activator SoxR, which codes for MSGLLTISEVARRSGVAASALRFYEERGLVKSERAGSGHRRYPRAVLRRIAFIVFAQRMGLTLEEVGVELAKLPENRVPERTDWAKISASWTKRIDERIAELERLRAGLTRCIGCGCLSLHDCQLANPGDRASRFGPGPRYWIGDKRL
- a CDS encoding S-adenosylmethionine:tRNA ribosyltransferase-isomerase, whose amino-acid sequence is MIAANLPVQRPSNAKVLIVDRRGHIKHQARSEFVNLLRRSDVVVANDAATLPASLFGQHSRTGRQIEVRLAGRDSLDEVGQFSAVVFGEGDFRTRTESRLKPPALIPGDRLELGRLRATVARLLNHPRLILLQFEGSPQEIWEGLARHGRPVQYAHLPTPLAIWETWTSIAGPPVAFEPPSAGFVLDWSMLASMSARKIRFGTITHAAGLSSTGDPELDALLPFAEPYRIPRSTALMIKQAQASHGRIIAIGTTVVRALEHTAAMFGGVVPSGERLATQRLGASSKLCIVDAILSGTHERGTSHYELLRAFVDDEILGRIDQELNARDYRTHEFGDSVFLERAANRTCHSAQPSVAA
- a CDS encoding thiamine pyrophosphate-dependent enzyme yields the protein MIGDGSANYAITGLWSAAHYRVPATFVILRNDEYGVLKWFAGALKATGLPGMDLPDIDYCAIARGFGVRAVRIDISDQPVTINDTSRLRPGDVPLPHGPDLGPSIVWPAGGAGDSYVRKFELAYLYDLSAPGRYTAYAEVMDPSSHRWLRTKTVTFEMTAVRNNL
- a CDS encoding SDR family NAD(P)-dependent oxidoreductase produces the protein MNIHHKAVDSIPSPPAPADDHPFNPFPHSRVAVTGGTSGLGLALVRELLNRGAEVALVARGQDRVKRVVQELSDAHGIVGDVSRKEDTHPIAMQVVGALGGLDVLINNASDLGPTPLKLLGDTECEDFERALATNVLGPFRLTKALLGSLGASAREGRGAVVVNVSSDAAANAYQRWGAYGASKAALLHLSRIWDEELRLEGVRVLSIDPGDMDTPLHAAAVPDADRSTLKRPEVAARELADAVAAVLSRRVSDLDSDSDSEAIAQEATG
- a CDS encoding phospholipase C encodes the protein MQNFTRRELLRLGAATVVAELASLGLDGCGGSSVTSPSVSPACSKLTDIEHVVILIQENRSFDHYFGSYRGVRGFSDRSTAFQQPDPANTTSSPVGVLLPFHLDTSKTNAACTHDITHDWVPQHQSWNNGAMDGFVSSRLPIDSNDAVLGMGYYTRVDLPYYYALADAFTICDNYFCSVMGPTDPNRLYTMAASLDPDGKNGGPILQTIVTNRTAVYGRLTYTTMPEQLQARGISWKVYSSPDETVLGGILSDNVLSYFKTFQDPASVLHQNAFGPQFPVDFLADVALGNLPQVSWLVGSVLTSDHPPSPSIFGENILSLIVSALTANPALWAKTFLLVTYDENGGFFDHVAPVTAPPGTPGEYVTAPAIPDPTVTGSPTITGPIGLGFRVPMLIISPFSRGAFVSSDLFDHTSVLRFLETLFGAEVPNLSAWRRAMVGDLTSAPR